The Arachis hypogaea cultivar Tifrunner chromosome 14, arahy.Tifrunner.gnm2.J5K5, whole genome shotgun sequence DNA window GTGTGCTATACTGCTAttcatagaattttttttttgtttgagcgTATGATTATTGGGCATTTCTGAAATTGTACAAAGAGATTATTATCTTATGAGGTAAGAACTTGTTTTGTGTAGAAATAAGTTTAACAAGACAAACACAAAcctattaaattttgaaaatttaaggtTATTTCAAGCTCAATTAACATTCAACTAAGATGtaagaccatctccagtagggaactcatctCAGTCTCTATTTATgacccacctgtcataaaaagtaattccacatcagcttttgcgtcataaacggtaaataggaactcaaagcatctctcttctccatcaggaggaactaactttagtccctggtgtggtcccacttaattaattaattaaaatacttaaaattaatgtaattaatttttttaataatattatttaaatttataaatttaaaaataattcactattaaaaaatattaatattaaataaattcatatataataataatacacaatatataatttgggattacactaatttatagttttgtgtttataattgctaattttaataatatcgttagcattttaaattttaaaaataaaaataactaactcAACTAAGAATTATTTTGTaaggtgtaaaaattaaatttattttttaatgtaagtaaatttaattaattataatttaatataataatataaatattattcaatattaattatgatataaataattaatataaatcattaattaaataaaatttaattatttaatctaattaattattttttaaataattaatataaattattaattaaataaaaatataattatttaatataatttttattataattattactaatttaattattatttcattatttaatataattatttaattatttcaaattttatattattattttttaaaataacttaccaaatggcaagttattattggttaacTTGAGTCCCTGTTTAGAGAGACTCCCTCACCTTGAGACCCGTGCGGGAACTTATTCCTTCTCTCCTCCAATTATTAGAGTTCCTATGTGTCAAAAAAAAGTGAAAGAGGAACTCACCATTCTAGGTGCTCTGAGAGAATATATTATTGTACTCCAAATAACTTGTCTTTACTCTGACACCAAATTATGCAGCTACTGCCTACTGTGTTTTAAGGATAAATTACttaataaaatgattaaaaactAAGTTTAGCAgattacaattttttaaaattatatatttatattttttgtaatttttaatagaatattttttatgatattttaaaaaaatttaattttaatgtattattaatgtaaaattattttacacatctatttaattacataatgctatatataaaaaataatagttaataatgattaaatattaatttaatctaatatgttaaattatttaacatttttaataaTGATTTTTGTATTTACGCTTTCCAAAAACACAATTTTTTAGATGCCACCAAACAACTATGATGTACTTTTCAATTACCCAGATGTGATTATTACTGTGACAGGCTACTACTAGTACatatagaaaatccaaaaaagcTTACTTAAGGATAATCATAGTAATTAAATTAAGAATTTGCCATAAAGACACATATTaggtttataaattaaaaaaaaaaagaaaaaaaataattttaagggtCAGTTTAaatgaataatttaattaatttttttaaaaaaaatataaaatataaaggtttgtattaaaaataatttataaataaattattttgtatttgaatttttatgatagaaatacttattttaaaattattttaataagaataatgctACACGTctaaatctttttattatttatgtctAATCAAATTAGTCTAATATAACGAAAATCAGTTATGACTAATATTATTCCAAATCTTATTAATAAACTTGACTGAACTTGTTTGTTAAAAGATTTGGATGTGTAATATTATCTATAAAGCACGATACTTTTCTAATTTGTGGTGTCCGTGTGTCATATACATTTTGAACACGACACCCAAATATTATCACCTGGTGTCGAATCtcattcttaacatgtatttttaaaataagtttaaaaatagtatatattaattattaaaacaaaaaatattttaaatattttgtatagttaaaaaaatattaaaaataattaaaaatttaatttatattttaatattaataaaaaactaaaatatcattataatttatcgtGTTGTGTTTCGATATCCATGCATTAGAGCATTACTCATTTagataaaaatcaaaattttgagaataaaaataataaaataatttttgaaaatgaaagaacaaaaattcttaaataatgttttaaaaattaaaaaaaatatattcaaaaaattacatcaaataaTATTAGTATAATTTTTCGTAAGTCAAACAAAAAAAAGTTGAAGCTTCCCAAAGTAGTCTTTAATTCTTATCTATCTCacattgaaaatgaatttttttaatttttttttaataattgagagaataaagtgtgattttttattattaattttttaaataagataaaaataaatataagagaaagcaataaaaagttaaagattatattttaccttttaaatttttttttaacaattaaaaagatCTATTATCCACATTCTTTGTATCTATAAAACCACTTGACATCAACACCAATCAAAGTAACTGCATGCATGCAGATGGAGATAATGGCAAACACAACACAGTTAGATGATGAACAACCTTTTCACTTCCCACTTGCAAACTTCAAAGTACTCCCTGATCCTCCAAAGTTCTTCTCTGAAAACCTtctctcttctcctttgcctaCACACTCATTCTTCCAGAACTTCGTCCTCAACGATGGCAACATACAAGAGTATATTCATCCTTACCTCATCAAACCCTCTgattcctctctttctctctgctACCCTTCTCTCTCTGTCTCCTCTCTTTCCATGCACCAAGTCTTCACTCCTGATCTCACTATCTCTTCCTCAACAGGTTTTCATTCCAGCCATGTTATATCTTCCTTCAGTGATCTCAGTGTCACTCTGGAGTTTCCGTCTTCCAACCTCACTTTCTTCCTTGTGAGGGGAAGCCCTTATGTTACTGTTTCTCTGTCTCAATATGGATCTCTTTCTATAACCTCTATCCATAgtatctcttatttttcttcaaaTGGTTCACTAAAATATACTCTTACCCTTGACAATGGTCAGAAATGGCTTATTTATACTTCTTCACCAACCAAATTTAGTTTCAGCCGTGACATGGATATCGCTTTCTCCAATATTTCTAATGATGGGGTTCCTCTGATGCTTCGGATAGCAATGCTGTCAGATTCAAGCTCAGAAAACGAGGCTGTTCTTGACAGGTACAGCTCTTGTTACCCCctttctggagatgctttgttcacTAAGGCATATTGCGTTGAATACAAATGGCAGAAGAAAGGGCTTGGTACTTTGTTGATGTTAGCTCACCCTCTTCATCTTCAGCTTTTGTCTAAAGATGAGGGTAATGTGACTGTTCTTAAACATTTTAAGTATCGAAGCATTGATGGGGACCTTGTCGGTGTTGTTGGAGATTCATGGTTGTTGGAAGCAGAACATGTTCCTGTAACTTGGCACTCTACTAGAGGTGTCAATAAAGACTCCTATGATGAAATCAAACAAGCTCTTTGTAGAGATGTTGGTGCTCTTTGTTCTTCAAAAATAGCTACTCCTTCATTTTACCATTATGGCAAATCGATTGCAAGGGCAGCAAGGTTTGCATTGATAGCTGAGGAAGTTGGTTTTCTTGACTTGATTTCACTTGTTACGAAATTCTTGAAAGAAACCATTCAGCCATGGTTAGATGGGGCTTTTAAAGGGAATAGATTTTTGTATGAAAAGCAATGGGGAGGGCTTATTACTAAACTAGGTTCTGATGATATTGAAGAGGACTTTGAGTTTGGATTTTACAACTATCGTCATTCTCTTCTGGGGTACTTTGTGTATGGAATCGCAGTCCTTGCGAAGATCGATCCGAATTGGGGTAACAAGTATAGGTCAGAATCATATTCACTCATGGAAGATTTCATGAACTTGGGAGGAAAAGATTCAAAATCTAAATATACACGTTTAAGGTGTTTTGATCTGTTCATGTTACACTCTTGGGATTCAGGGCTAGACGATAGTGCTGATGGAAGAGATCAAACGGATAGTGGTGAAGCTGTGAATGCATATTATTCAGCAGCGTTGATGGGTTTGGCATATGATGATGCAAATCTTGTTGCTCTTGGTTCAACTCTTGTATCGTTGGAAATTCATGCTGCTCAAATGTGGCGCCATTTAAAGATGGATGATAGTAAATGTAGTGATGAGTTTACAAAGGAGAATAGGTTAATGGGGATTCTATGGTCTAACAAGAGGGAAAGTAGAACTTGGTTTGCTCCACCGGTTTCAAAAGAGCATAGGCTTGGCATTCATGTTCTTCCAATTCTGCCTATTACGGAGTTCTTGTTTTCCAATGTTGCTTTTGTGAAGGAGGTTGTGGAGTGGACTATGCCTTGTTTGAATAGGGATGGTGTTGAAGAAAAATGGAAGTGGTTGGTTTATGCAATGGAAGGAATTTATGATAATGAAGCTGCATTGAAGAAGATTAGGGAGTTGACAAGTTTTGATGATGAAGGGAACTCATTGAGCAATCTGTTATGGTGGCTGCACAGCAGAAGAGGCCATGGAGATCATCATCAAGTTTCTTGTATTTAAAACAATGTTGGTCCTGTCATTGTTCCTGTGGTTTCAATGTTGAAAACTTAGTATTACTATGTTATTATTTCTTGAATTGCACCCATTAATAGTTTAAGGACTTAGGTTATTCAAATTTAATGATCAAGTCATGCAAATCAggagtatattttaattatgcaTGCCTTTTAATCTTTGTCAAGATTACTTATGAAGTTTGGAATTTGGATTCTGTATGCATGCTATTCATAGAGTTAGGTTTTTCTTTCAAAATAGACTATAATTATTAAGCATTTCTGAATCTGAACAAATAGATTGAAAACTTGAGAGTTTCCTTTGATTATATTCTTGCTTTGTTTGAATGAAAGTTCAGTAAAGATGCCTAGTGGAGAAAGAGATTCCTATGGTGAATTTATTTCAACACTTTTCAGAAGATGTGGAGGGTCTTAATTCTCAACTCTAAGTGCCTCTACAATAGAATTATATGGAGCATGGTGTACACATTTAGCTATATTGACCAAGATCTTAGAATAGAGTATATGTAACACATTTTGTTCTATGCTGAGAACTGTTTTAGTGTTTTTCATCACAGAATTCCTCTATTCTGTTTTCCATAAGCCTCTGCTATGAATCCACGATAGCAAATTACTAAATGAGTTCCCATCATCAAAACCCTTCAGGCTTCAAATTGTGGAAGAATATTTCTTTCATGCAAATTAGGAGGAAATTTTAGCTATGCAAGCTAAGATTAACTttgaagttttaaatttattGTGTGCTATTCATAGATTTTCTTTTGGTCAGAGTATAATTATTGAGCATTTCTGAAATTGTACAAAGAGATTATTATCTTCTGAGATAAGAACTTGTTTTGTGTAGAAAGTAAGTTTAACAAGGCATCACAAACCTAATGAATCTTAAAAATTTAAGGTTATTTCAAGCTCAATTAACATTTAACTAAGATGTAAGAGAATATATTATTGTACTGCAAATGACTTTTCTCTGACACCAAATTATGCAGCTACTGTATTTTAAGAGCTGAGGGTTTTGTATGCTACGGTTGGTTTTTCTTTCAAATTAGACAGACTATCATTTAAGCATGTCTGAAAATGTACAAAGAGATTATTATCTTTTGAGGTAAGATCTTGTTTGTGcagaaaataaatttaacaaGACAAACACAACCCAATAAAATCTTGATAATTTGTTCATGGTACCTAAAAGCTCAATTAAGATTCAACTAACATGCAAGAGTTCAGGATaattatacaatattttttttctacaaCTCATATACAATGAATAGGCAAATATAATATTTTCGGCAAGATTCATTTTTATTCAAATACCACAATTTTATGATAATTATAGTACTACAAAAGATTAGACGATAACCAAAAATTATGATCGGTATGTAAACCTACCTTGTACTATTTGAGAAAGTAGACATTTAAGTAAAGACTTCAAAACGTCATTACATAAAGATGGTTGATCTTGTctattaaataaattatcatgTATTAATTTTTGACAATGACATAGATTAAAAGTAATATCTTTATTAAAAAGTGttgttatattattaaaattgttattttgactctgatataaattttttaatttgtttaaaatttaaatttttaacaaaaaatttattagaaaattattttattttttattattttttataaattttatgatattatgtttttttttcattatcattttaatacttttttattttaatttaataaattttacgagttgaatttttatttaaaatttttaataatttattttatttttgaaaatttatattttaatctacTAATTCTTATTactaattattctatttttagtctagtaattattatttatttttaaattccttgaataaaaatttattgcgaaattcaaattttaaaaaatattgtttgtaTTAATTTAAGAAATCCAATTTGTGGtttgaattaatattagttagaattattaatataattatttcttcttttagatCTAATTTAGTTGTTGATTCAATCCTattcataatttatatttttattattaatttatgttttttagaAGTTAGAACATATTTTTAGATGTGGCTAAAtaaacaacttaaaaaaaaaagttgtttttACCATCTTTATACAAGTGGTGTCCATTTGAGAATTATTTGCTTTCTATTTGTCTAAAAGATAATTTACCTATCAGTTTagttattaattacttaattatctCACTCTTTGATCTAATAtaaggctaaaacagtaactattCTTCAGATTTCTCTATATTGTAATTTAGTCTTTGATTAAGTCAAATGGGTAatgttaggtagacaaaaaaaacaggcagaacttgccttatttaacattaattaattatctcaacaattaatgaatattaaataaggcaagttaGGCTGTTTTTGgctggttaccaaacatttccaataaaataaaatacatgttaacaaAATCCTTTCATCAAGCAATTTTTAAGATGCCACCAAACTCTTGTAAATATACTCCGATTACCCAGATCTGATTATTGCTAAATATATTAGGGTATTAGTACATAGAAAATCCAAAAGGCTCACTTGAGAGTAATtatagtaattaaattaaaatgagTCTAAGTTATCTTTTCTGGgttaaagaagaggaagaggcaaaGAGTGATCTTAAAAGTGTTAGTTATTTCACATTCCCtcgttatatatataataatatattcctTCTGTGGTACCTAAATTTCAGACTAGAATTCAAAGTCACTGCATGCATGCAGATGCAGATAATGGCAAAGGCAAACACAAGATAGTTAGATGATGAACAACCTTTTCACTTCCCACTAACAAAATCCAAAGTGCTCCCTGACCCTTCAAAGTTCTTCTCTAAAAACCTTCTCGCTTCTCCATTGCCTACAAACTCATTCTTCCAGAACTTTGTCCTCGGCGATGGCAATATTCAAGAGTACATTCACCCTTACCTCATCAAACCCTCTgattcctctctttctctctgctACCCTTCTCTCTCTGTCTCCTCTCATTCCATACACCAAGTCTTCACTCCTGATCTCACTATCTCTTCCTCAACAAGTACTCCTTCCCACCATGTTATATCTTCCTTCAGTGATCTCAGTGTCACTCTCGATTTTCCTGCATCTAATTTCACTTTCTTCCTTGTTAGGGGAAGCCCCTATGTTACTGCTTTTTTGTCCCAGCATGCATCTTTTTCTATAACCTCCATCCATaaaatatcttctttttcttcaaaagCTTCACCAAATAAGTATACTCTTCAGCTTGACAATGGTCAGAAATGGCTTATCTATACTTCTTCACCAACCATATTTAGTTTCAGCTTTGACATGAAACTCACTTTCTCCAACATTTCTTCTTATGAGGCTCCTGTGATGGTTCGGATTGCAGTTATGCCAGATTCAAGCTCAGAAAACGAGGCTGTTCTTGACAGGTACAGCTCTTGCTACCCTctttctggagatgctttgttcacTAAGCCATATTGTGTTGAATACAAATGGCAGAAGAATGGGCTTGGTAATTTGTTGATGTTAGCTCATCCTCTCCATCTTCAACTTCTGTCTAAAGATGAGGGTAATGTGACTGTTCTTAAACATTTTAAGTACAGAAGCATTGATGGTGGccttgttggtgttgttggtgattcATGGATGTTGGAAGCAGAACATGTTCCTGTAACTTGGCACTCTACTAGAGGTGTCAATCAAGACTACTATGATGAAATCAAACAAGCTCTTTGTAGAGATGTTCGTGCTCTTTGTTCTTCAAAAATAGCTACTACTACATTTTTCTGTTATGGCAAATGGATTGCAAAGGCAGCAAGGCTTGCAATGATAGCTGAGGAAGTTGGTTTTCTTGACTTGATTTCACTCGTTAAGAAATTCTTGAAAGAAACCATTCAGCCATGGTTAGATGGGACTTTTGAAGGGAATGGATTTTTGTATGAAAAGCAATGGGGAGGGCTTATTACTAAACAAGATGCTGATAGTTCAGGAGCAGAAACTGGGTTTGCATTTTACGACATTCATCATGTTCAACTGGGGCACTTTGTGTACGGAATTGCAGTTCTTGCGAAGATTGATCCGAATTGGGGTAAGAAGTATAGGTCAGAAGCATATTCAGTCATGGAAGATTTCATGAACTTGGGAGGAAAAGATTCAAAATCTAAGAATACACGTTTAAGGTGTTTTGATATGTTCATGTTACATTCTTGGGATTCAGGGCTAGAGGAGAGGACTGATGGAAGAGATCAAACGGATAGTGGTGAAGCTGTGAGTGCATATTATTCAGCAGCGTTGATGGGTTTGGCATATAATGATGCAAATCTTGTTGCTATTGGTTCAACTCTTGCTGCATTGGAAATTCATGCTGCTCAAATGTGGTGCCATTTAAAGATGGATGATAGTAAATGTAGTGATGAGTTTACAAAGGAGAATAGGTTAATGGGGATTCTCTGGTCTAACAAGAGGGAAAGTATGACTTGGTTAGCTCCACTGGCTTGGAAAGAGCATAGGCTTGGCAATCATGTTCTTCCAATTCTTCCTATTACGGAGTTCTTGTTTTCCAATGTTGGTTTTGTGAAGGAGGTTGTGGAGTGGACTCTGCCTTGTTTGAATAGGGATGGTGTTGAAGAAAAATGGAAGTGGCTGGTTTATGCAATGGAAGGAATTTATGATAATGAAGATGCATTGAAGAAGATTATGGAGTTGACAagttttgatgatgatgaagggAATTCATTGAGCAATCTGTTATGGTGGCTGCACAGCAGAAGAGGCCATGGAGATCATCATCAAGATTCTTGTAATTAAAACAACGTTGGTCCTGTCATTGTTCCTGTGGTTTCAATGTTGAAAACTTACTATTAATGTCTTATTATTTCTTGAATTGCACCCTTTAATAGTTTAAGGACTTAGGTTATTCAAATTTAATGTTCTAAGTGGAACAATATTTCTAGGATGCAAATCAGGAGGATATTTTAGTTATGCAAGTCTTTTAATCTTTCTCAAGATTAACTTTGAAGTTTGAAATTTGGAGTCTGGATGCTATTCATAGAGTTAGGTTTTTCTCTGAAATTAGACTATAATTATTAAGCATTTCTGAATCTGAACAAATAAATTGCAAGGCTTCACTTCATGTTTGTTTGAATGAAAGTTTAGTAAACTGCCTAGTGGAGAAAGAGATTCCTATGGTGAATTTATTTCATCACTTTTCAGAAGATGTGGAGGGTCTTAACTCTTAACTCATAAGTGCTTCTAGAATTGAATTATATGGAGCATGGTATACACATTTAGCTTTATTGACCAAGATCTTAGAATAGAGTATATGTAACACATTTTATTCTATATGCTgatatctgtttttttttttttttcatcacagAATTCCTCTATTCTGTTTTCCATAAGTCTCTGCTATGAATCTACCATAGCAAATTACTAAATGGGTTCCCATCATCAAAACCCTTCAAGCTTCAAATTGGGAAGAATATCTTTTTCATGCAAATTAGGAGGAAATTTTAACTATGCAAGCTAAGATTaactttgaaattttaaatttattttgtgtctattcatagtttttctttttttaagtgAGAGTATAATTATTGAGCATTTCTGTAATTGTACAAAGAGATTATTATCCTCTGAGGTAAGAACTTGTTTTGTGTAGAAAATAAGTTTAACAAGGCAAGCACAAACCTAATAAATCTTGaaaatttaatgttattttatgtttcaattaacacacaaataagATGTAAATTCCAAATAACTTCTTTTCTAAATTATGCAGTTACTGTATTTTAAGATCtaagagaatatattatttcaATTTATCAATTTATAGAGGTCCAAAATCAAAACTCAAGCAATTTTAATTGGGATTTAGAGGCATGATCAAATAAGGGATCAGACCGCTCCCGGTGTTCGAACAAGTCATTAATGGTCGGCTTCATTGGTATCCTTTCGATATGCGTTGCGAACACTTTCATTTTTAGCGTCTCATCTTCTCTAGAGAAGCGAAACTCGAACGGATAAAGTGGATGGTCCAACTacataactttttctttttcattacttCTATGGTCATGCCTCGTGGCACGCCAGCACCCTTACTATTGAAATGGTTCGTCAGTAGAGATGAAAACTCCACTACTTAATCCACTAGCGTGGTGCTACTGGATGCTTCTGATCAATAGAACAGTAAGAGGGGGGAATCAAACTtatgatgagcatctatttgagTCAATCATTTCCAAGATTTAATTCCAGCTTATTCTTATGTAGTAGAAAGGCCTTACAATCTGAAGTTTTACGCTTAGGGAAAGAATTTTTCTTGGTGGATGCAAGACCTGGGACCCCCAGAATTTGTATGAAAGAAGAGCCTACAGGAGTGCCAATCAACCGAGCCACCAGGTTTGAGAATAAGGTGGGATCCCTGGATCTAGTGAAGTAGTACCGTGAGGGAAGGGTGAAAAGAACCCCCATCGGGGAGTGAAATAGAACATGAAACCGTAAGCTCCCAAGCAGTGGGAG harbors:
- the LOC112744703 gene encoding glucan endo-1,3-beta-D-glucosidase-like, with protein sequence MHQVFTPDLTISSSTGFHSSHVISSFSDLSVTLEFPSSNLTFFLVRGSPYVTVSLSQYGSLSITSIHSISYFSSNGSLKYTLTLDNGQKWLIYTSSPTKFSFSRDMDIAFSNISNDGVPLMLRIAMLSDSSSENEAVLDRYSSCYPLSGDALFTKAYCVEYKWQKKGLGTLLMLAHPLHLQLLSKDEGNVTVLKHFKYRSIDGDLVGVVGDSWLLEAEHVPVTWHSTRGVNKDSYDEIKQALCRDVGALCSSKIATPSFYHYGKSIARAARFALIAEEVGFLDLISLVTKFLKETIQPWLDGAFKGNRFLYEKQWGGLITKLGSDDIEEDFEFGFYNYRHSLLGYFVYGIAVLAKIDPNWGNKYRSESYSLMEDFMNLGGKDSKSKYTRLRCFDLFMLHSWDSGLDDSADGRDQTDSGEAVNAYYSAALMGLAYDDANLVALGSTLVSLEIHAAQMWRHLKMDDSKCSDEFTKENRLMGILWSNKRESRTWFAPPVSKEHRLGIHVLPILPITEFLFSNVAFVKEVVEWTMPCLNRDGVEEKWKWLVYAMEGIYDNEAALKKIRELTSFDDEGNSLSNLLWWLHSRRGHGDHHQVSCI
- the LOC112743403 gene encoding glucan endo-1,3-beta-D-glucosidase-like produces the protein MSLSYLFWVKEEEEAKSDLKSLDDEQPFHFPLTKSKVLPDPSKFFSKNLLASPLPTNSFFQNFVLGDGNIQEYIHPYLIKPSDSSLSLCYPSLSVSSHSIHQVFTPDLTISSSTSTPSHHVISSFSDLSVTLDFPASNFTFFLVRGSPSSPNKYTLQLDNGQKWLIYTSSPTIFSFSFDMKLTFSNISSYEAPVMVRIAVMPDSSSENEAVLDRYSSCYPLSGDALFTKPYCVEYKWQKNGLGNLLMLAHPLHLQLLSKDEGNVTVLKHFKYRSIDGGLVGVVGDSWMLEAEHVPVTWHSTRGVNQDYYDEIKQALCRDVRALCSSKIATTTFFCYGKWIAKAARLAMIAEEVGFLDLISLVKKFLKETIQPWLDGTFEGNGFLYEKQWGGLITKQDADSSGAETGFAFYDIHHVQLGHFVYGIAVLAKIDPNWGKKYRSEAYSVMEDFMNLGGKDSKSKNTRLRCFDMFMLHSWDSGLEERTDGRDQTDSGEAVSAYYSAALMGLAYNDANLVAIGSTLAALEIHAAQMWCHLKMDDSKCSDEFTKENRLMGILWSNKRESMTWLAPLAWKEHRLGNHVLPILPITEFLFSNVGFVKEVVEWTLPCLNRDGVEEKWKWLVYAMEGIYDNEDALKKIMELTSFDDDEGNSLSNLLWWLHSRRGHGDHHQDSCN